In a single window of the Armatimonadota bacterium genome:
- a CDS encoding cytochrome c3 family protein has protein sequence MNSARSGGWRQRWRTVWARLTDLPRGWLIALVAAAASSAALLVYGGVTVYDYTMNNPAFCRSCHTMEAAWNRWATSEHRKVDCHACHEQSVIESARQVITFALRRPERVGKHAVVPSARCATCHTSGNPAWKQVAATAGHQVHAEVRKIACVTCHSVAIHRLVRPPEVCGTCHEAQVAGPRAIKIAAMADFHCVDCHQFLRPNSPLRPTAQTCLECHQALPAKTTVGWPEGRAHSALSCAACHRPHERAAPIVNCTSCHAAPTPEIHAPILRSRTACTTCHQPHYWKVR, from the coding sequence ATGAACAGCGCCAGATCGGGTGGGTGGCGACAACGTTGGCGCACCGTCTGGGCCCGACTGACCGACCTCCCTCGCGGCTGGCTGATCGCGCTCGTCGCCGCGGCAGCCTCGAGCGCCGCGCTGCTGGTCTACGGCGGGGTCACCGTCTACGACTACACCATGAACAACCCGGCCTTCTGCCGGTCGTGCCACACCATGGAGGCGGCGTGGAACCGCTGGGCCACCAGCGAGCACCGGAAGGTGGACTGCCACGCCTGTCATGAGCAGAGCGTCATCGAATCCGCCCGCCAGGTCATCACCTTCGCCCTGCGGCGCCCAGAGCGGGTGGGCAAGCACGCCGTCGTGCCCTCAGCCCGCTGCGCCACCTGCCATACCAGCGGCAATCCGGCCTGGAAGCAAGTGGCGGCCACCGCCGGTCATCAGGTCCATGCCGAGGTCAGGAAGATCGCCTGCGTCACCTGCCACAGCGTGGCTATCCACCGGCTGGTCCGCCCTCCGGAGGTCTGCGGCACCTGCCACGAAGCCCAGGTGGCCGGCCCCCGGGCGATCAAGATCGCGGCCATGGCCGACTTTCACTGCGTGGACTGCCATCAGTTCCTGCGGCCGAACAGCCCCCTGCGGCCGACGGCCCAGACGTGCCTGGAATGTCATCAGGCGCTGCCCGCGAAGACCACCGTGGGTTGGCCGGAGGGCCGCGCCCACAGCGCGCTGAGCTGCGCCGCCTGCCACCGGCCTCATGAGCGCGCCGCCCCCATCGTGAACTGCACCTCCTGCCACGCCGCACCCACGCCGGAGATCCACGCGCCGATCCTGCGGAGCAGGACGGCCTGCACCACGTGCCATCAGCCCCACTACTGGAAGGTGCGGTAG
- a CDS encoding CBS domain-containing protein, translating to MSPLPAKTIMTAPVITVTPQTPVREAARLLVERHISGLPVVDENGCLVGIVTEADFLYKEATPKPSEPLLRWFGRSLWLERLTGAARKAEGRTVGEVMTHNVITAEEDTPVQVLAALMVRYGVNRIPIVRGRQVVGIVTRADVLKVFQRSDEILEREARQILDDFLAHGEEVGVSAEQGVLHLRGTVGSPGRRQALLRRLWTIDGVVAIEDHDLREALRETAMWE from the coding sequence ATGAGCCCGCTGCCGGCCAAGACGATCATGACCGCGCCGGTGATCACCGTGACGCCGCAGACGCCCGTGCGGGAGGCGGCGCGGCTGCTCGTGGAACGGCACATCAGCGGCCTGCCGGTGGTGGACGAGAACGGCTGCCTGGTGGGCATCGTCACCGAAGCCGACTTTCTCTACAAGGAAGCCACGCCGAAGCCGTCTGAGCCGCTGCTGCGGTGGTTCGGCCGGTCGCTGTGGCTGGAGCGTCTGACCGGTGCCGCCCGCAAGGCGGAAGGACGCACCGTGGGCGAGGTGATGACCCACAACGTCATCACCGCCGAGGAAGACACGCCGGTGCAGGTCCTGGCCGCCCTCATGGTGCGTTACGGCGTGAACCGGATTCCGATCGTTCGGGGCCGCCAGGTGGTGGGCATCGTCACCCGGGCCGACGTGCTGAAGGTCTTCCAGCGCAGCGACGAGATCCTGGAGCGGGAGGCGCGCCAGATCCTCGACGACTTCCTCGCCCACGGCGAGGAGGTCGGAGTCTCTGCGGAGCAGGGCGTGCTCCACCTGCGGGGGACCGTGGGCAGCCCGGGCCGTCGGCAGGCGCTGCTGCGCCGGCTGTGGACCATCGACGGGGTCGTGGCCATCGAGGACCATGACCTGCGCGAGGCCCTGCGCGAAACGGCGATGTGGGAATAG